The Manis javanica isolate MJ-LG chromosome 4, MJ_LKY, whole genome shotgun sequence genome contains a region encoding:
- the EBNA1BP2 gene encoding probable rRNA-processing protein EBP2 yields MDTPPLSGSDSDSDDSLVTDRELQDAFSRGLLKAGLNVVLEGPKRAVNNVNGLKQCLAEFKRDLEWIERLDVTLGPVPEISGPQSTTQNKDKKAVDPEDDFQREMSFYRQAQAAVLAVLPRLHQLKIPTKRPTDYFAEMAKSDQQMQKIRQKLQVKQAAMEKSEKAKQLRALRKYGKKVQTEVLQKRQREKTHMMNTIKKYQKGFSDKLDFLEGTQKPGARATKEGAKGQQMRKGPNAKRRYKNQKFGFGGKKKGSKWNTRESYDDVSSFRAKTAHGKGLKRPGKKGSNKRPGKRTREKMKSRTR; encoded by the exons ATGGACACTCCCCCGCTTTCAGGATCGGACTCAGATTCTGATGATTCTCTTGTTACAGATAGAGAA TTGCAGGATGCGTTTTCCCGAGGGCTCCTGAAGGCAGGCCTCAATGTGGTGCTAGAGGGGCCGAAGAGGGCTGTGAACAACGTG AATGGTCTGAAGCAGTGTTTAGCAGAATTCAAGAGGGATCTGGAATGGATTGAAAGGCTTGATGTGACCTTGGGTCCTGTGCCAGAAATAAGTGGACCTCAGTCGACAACTCAGAACAAGGATAAGAAAGCTGTTGATCCAGAAGATGACTTCCAGCGGGAGATGAGctt CTACCGTCAGGCTCAGGCCGCAGTGCTTGCAGTATTACCCCGCCTCCATCAGCTCAAAATCCCTACCAAGAGGCCCACTGATTATTTTGCAGAGATGGCCAAGTCTGATCAGCAGATGCAAaag ATTCGACAGAAGCTGCAGGTGAAACAGGCTGCCATGGAGAAGTCTGAAAAGGCTAAACAGCTGCGAGCACTCAGGAAGTATGGAAAGAAG GTGCAAACAGAAGTTCTCCAGAAGAGGCAGCGGGAGAAAACACATATGATGAACACCATTAAGAAATATCAGAAAG GCTTCTCTGATAAACTGGATTTCCTTGAGGGAACTCAGAAACCTGGTGCACGGGCCACGAAGGAAGGAGCTAAAGGCCAGCAGATGAGAAAGGG GCCCAATGCCAAACGACGCTATAAAAACCAAAAGTTTGGttttgggggaaagaagaaaggctcCAAGTGGAACACTCGTGAGAGCTATGATGATGTATCCAGCTTCCGGGCCAAGACAGCTCATGGCAAGGGCCTCAAGAGGCCTGGAAAGAAAGGATCAAAT aagAGACCTGGAAAACgaacaagagagaaaatgaagagcaGAACACGCTAA